The DNA segment GCCACGATCGGGCTTGTCGCTGCGATGGCGTCCCTGGGGGGACTCGTCCCGATGCTCCCCGACCTTCCCGCAATTCTCAGGCCCGCGGCTGCGTTGTCACCGACTCGTTGGGCCTTCGAAGGGCTCGTCCTCGCGGATTCGGCAGCGAAGCCTGTCGCAGAGCGGATCTTCCCCGCGGCGACTCACCAGATGGGAATGCCCGCGGATTGCGCGGCCTTGACGCTTATGGCGACGGGTCTCGTCGGTCTCATCGCCGCATTGCGAAACACTAACGGCGTCGGTCCTCAGCCGGCCTTCTCAGCTGCCTGAGCGGGCAATTTGTCCTTGAGCCGCTTGAGTCGTTCCGCCGCGCTCGGCAGAGCCCGATAATGCAACTCAAATAGCGGGGTGTCAGGCTCGTCCTCCGGCCTGACATCGCCCGAAAGGAATCCGTTCGCACCCGCATATCGGTCGAAGTTCGTCAGAAATGCGAGGCACTCCCGACGTGTGGAATAAAGCCTCTTGAGTTGTTGCAATGCCCAGTCGTCGGCCTCGAACTCCAGCGTCTCGCCATAGCTGCGAGGGAAAATGAACATCAGGAAAAGCTCGCCCGTCCCGTAGGGCAGGTCCTTCAAGGCAGGCGTTCGCAGGCATCGAATCGCGTCGCCTCGATCGACATGATGGATCTCATGCGCCAGCGCAAACTGCAGGACGTAATCCTGGTCCTCGCTGGCCCAGTTCATCAGGCCTCGCGTAACGTACACGTAGCCGCCTGGATGGGAGAAGGCGTTGACCGCGTCCGAATCAAGGATGTTAAAGCGGTATCGAACATCCTTTCTCTCGCAGTTCTTCAGGATGGGCTCCGCGGCTTCCATCAATCTGCGTTCCATGTCCTCGTTTTGGAATCGACGAGTCAACTGAGATTGCATCACCATGCGGTTGAGTTCTCTTCCCAACTCCAATTCCTGGTCGGCGGTTAATTGATCCAAATCCCACTTACGCTTGGCTTCGCGCGAGGCGAAATATGGGTTGATCGACTCCAAACCGATTGGTGCCTTCGCATCCAAGGTTGAGTCGCCGGCTTTGGGTGCAGCGTCGGGGGGGGCGGGTGCAGGCGAGGCGTCGACGGCTTTGGTCTCGGCAGGAGGCTGCGTTTCCGGAGTAGCGACGACGGGGGCCTCTGCAAGGGGCTGGGTCGTCGCAACCGATTTCGTCGCCAGGTCCGGGACCGGGACTGGCTCGCTCGCAGGGGCGACACGGATCGGCGGCGGGGCGGGCTCGAGAGAATTGGAACGATCGGGCTGATCGGCAGGAAGGGCGGCGGAACCCTCTCGCTGCGGCTCCGGCTGGGCCGCCGCCTCCTTCAAGCCAATCCTATGCACCTGCCCGAGTGTCCCAACGAACCAGCAAGAAACTATCACGTAGACAAGAGCTCCAGCGGCGATTCCGGCTTTCCTGGCCACAGGGATGCTCCGGGAATAGATCAGGGGTGGACCGGGGCGGGCTGGCCTTCGGCTTCGGGATTCTTGACCATTTCATAATGGGTGCGAAGCCTGGAGTAAATCTCCGGGAAAATCGCCTTCTCTTCGGGGGTGACCGCGGCACCGAACTGAAGGTTGTGGTTCCGCATGTATTGCCGCAGATCGTTGACCGTCGTGCCGGAGTAATGGTCGAGATCGTGCAGGGCGAGTTGGAGTCTGTGGGTCTTGAGCATCTCGACCGTACTCTCCAACTCGCGGATGCGCTGAGCGCCCTCGATGTTGCGCCGATCGTTGGGGCGATCGCGAAACGCTCGTTCGAGGTCGGTCCCCATGTTCTTGACGGCCGCGGAAAGCCTGTCGATGGCCGCGATACTCGTCGCGCCCTCAACCTCCTGCTCCAGGACATTCGCCAGCGCGTCCTCGTAGTCCTTCCGGACGCCGTCGAAGCGGGGGTCCTGGAACGCCAGGGGCCATTTGCCTCGCTGGCGGAGGACCAGGCGCCTCATCGAGAAGCTCTGAGCCCCTAGCCCCGCCACCTTGAACGGGAGCCTGCGAACCTCGTCGACGGTCAGGCCGATCGCCGGGGTGCTGTGAACGGACTCCGAGTTCACACCGGAGTTCATCTTCTCAAGGATCTCGTTGAGCGCATCCCCCGTGTCCACGTCGCGTGCCTCCGGCGAGTTGAGGATGCGGTCGTGGATCTTGCGGTAGTTCTCCAACCGCTGCATCTGCAGTTGGTGGCGGTGGATGGCGTTAAGGTAATTCTGCATGGCCAAGGACGCGGCGACGTACTCATTGAAACGAATCCAGGTGTTGAGGTGGATGGACTCCGCCTGCGCAGAAGACTTCGCCCCGAGCCCGCGTGCCAGTTCGGCGAAACCCAAGCCGCGCAGATAGTCACCCTCGGGGGTAGAACCCGGTTCAAGGACGAGGACCTGGGCACGTCCTGACGTGGCGGCGCTCAGAAGTATGAGGACGGCCAGGCTCAAAGGCTTCCACATCAATCGGACCTCCCGCTGTTGAATTCGGGGCGTGACTTCGTTGTGGATCATCGGCCCCTCTGCAAGGCCCGGATTCGGGCGTCGTATTCGGCCTGGTTCTGCCTCACGATCCGAGCGGACGCCGCGGCGACTTGAC comes from the Paludisphaera rhizosphaerae genome and includes:
- a CDS encoding M48 family metalloprotease translates to MKEAAAQPEPQREGSAALPADQPDRSNSLEPAPPPIRVAPASEPVPVPDLATKSVATTQPLAEAPVVATPETQPPAETKAVDASPAPAPPDAAPKAGDSTLDAKAPIGLESINPYFASREAKRKWDLDQLTADQELELGRELNRMVMQSQLTRRFQNEDMERRLMEAAEPILKNCERKDVRYRFNILDSDAVNAFSHPGGYVYVTRGLMNWASEDQDYVLQFALAHEIHHVDRGDAIRCLRTPALKDLPYGTGELFLMFIFPRSYGETLEFEADDWALQQLKRLYSTRRECLAFLTNFDRYAGANGFLSGDVRPEDEPDTPLFELHYRALPSAAERLKRLKDKLPAQAAEKAG